CTCACGCTGCTCGGTCGCTCAGCAAACGATCGAGTCCTACGCGATCAACACCAGCCGGGTTGGAACCAGCCCGGTTTTCCAAAGCAGTTGGAGGCCGCCGTGCCGGCTTGGTTCTCGCTCAGCACAGCCCGAACCTATCACCCGTCGCTCACGCGGCAACGGCGCGGGGTCAGGCCCCTGTGGGGTCCTCGCCCCGGTCCAGGGCCTTCCAGATGTCCTCGGGGCGGTCCGGGTCCACGGGCTTGGCCTTGCGCGGCCGGGGGGTGCCGTCGCGCTCGTAGCGGCCGGACATCGCGGGCCACAGCCGGCCGTAGCGCAGGGCGAGCAGTCCGGCGAGGAGGATGAGGGCGCCGCCGAGGGCCGCGACGTACGGCCAGGCGGTGTGCGTGAGCGCGGAGGCGGTCGCGGAGGTGTCGCCGGCCGCCTGCGCCGCCTTGTCGTCGAGCGCGGAGCTGTCGGTGGCGCCGAGGAGCGCCGCGGCGACGGTGCCAGCGCCGGAGAGCGCGAGCAGCCCGGCGACGAAGAGGCGCCCGGCCCTGCGGACCGCGAAGACGGCGACGAGCGCGGCGAGGCCCACTATGGCGAGGGCCGCGGGCACGCCCGTGACCTCGCTGCCCTTGGCGGCCAGCCGGTAGTCGCCGCCGGCCACCGCCACGGTCCCCGCCGACCAGCCCTGGCGGGAGGCGAGCAGCGCCACGGCCGCGCCGAGCGCCCCCGACAGCAGGGCGACGGCGAGGCTGCGGCGGGCTGACCGGGCGGGCGCGGCGGCCTCGGATCGGGGATGAGGTACGGCAGTCACGTACTCCACTATCGCCCGAAGCCCGGCCGAACCGTCACCCGGGGCCCCTTATCGACTCACCGGCTCACCGACACACCGACACACCGGCTCACCGACTCACCGACTCACCGACTCAGCCGGTTCGCCGTGTGCACCGCCCGCAGCACCGCGGCCGCCTTGTTGCGGCACTCGTTGTCCTCGGCGACCGGGTCGGAGTCGGCCACGATGCCCGCGCCCGCCTGCACGTACGCGGTGCCGTCGCGCAGCAGCGCCGTACGGATGGCGATGGCGGTGTCGGAGTCACCCGCGAAGTCGAGGTACCCGACGCAGCCGCCGTACAACCCGCGCCGGGAGGGCTCGAGTTCGTCGATGATCTGCATGGCACGGGGCTTCGGCGCGCCGGAGAGGGTGCCGGCCGGGAAGCAGGCGGTCAGGACGTCGAAGGCGGTGCGGCCCGCCGCGACCCGTCCGGTCACCGTCGAGACGATGTGCATCACGTGCGAGTACCGCTCGATGGACATGAAGTCCACGACCTCGACCGAGCCGGGCTCGCAGACCCGTCCCAGGTCGTTGCGACCCAGGTCGACGAGCATGAGGTGCTCGGCGCGCTCCTTGGGGTCGGCGAGCAGTTCGTCGGCGAGGGCCTGGTCCTCCTGCGGCGTGGCGCCGCGGGGCCGGGTGCCCGCGATGGGGTGGACCATCGCCCGGCCGTCCTCGACCTTCACCAGCGCTTCCGGGCTGGACCCGACGACGTCGAAGCCGTCGAAGCGGAACAGGTACATGTAGGGGGACGGGTTGGTGGCCCGCAGCACCCGGTACACGTCCAACGCGCTTGCCGTGCACGGCGTTTCGAAGCGCTGCGACGGTACGACCTGGAAGGCCTCGCCCGCGCGGATGCGCTCCTTGATGTCCTCGACGGCCTCCTGGAAGTCGGGGCCGCCCCACAGCGCGGTGTACTCGGGGAGTTCGGACGGCGGAAGGTGCGCCGGGGGCTGGGCGACCGGGCGCGAGAGGTCCGCCTCCATGGCGTCGAGGCGGGCCACGGCGTCCGCGTAGGCCTCGTCGACTCCCGTGTCGAGGTCGTTGTGGTTGATCGCGTTGGCGATCAGCAGGACCGAGCCCTCCCAGTGGTCCATGACCGCGAGGTCGCTGGTGAGGAGCATGGTCAGCTCGGGCAGCCTGAGGTCGTCCCGCTCGCCGGGGCCGATCTTCTCCAGGCGGCGCACGATGTCGTAGCCCAGATAGCCGACCATGCCGCCGGTGAAGGGCGGCAGACCGTCCTGGTGGGGCGTGTGCAGGGCCTCGATGGTGGCGCGGAGGGCGGCCAGCGGATCGCCGTCGACCGGGACGCCGACGGGCGGGACGCCGAGCCAGTGGGTCCGGCCGTCCTTCTCGGTGAGGGTGGCGGCGCTGCGCACACCGACGAAGGAGTAGCGAGACCATTGATACGCCGTACGGCCGTTCTCCGCGGACTCCAGCAGGAAGGTGCCGGGGCGCTCCGCTGCGAGCTTGCGGTAGAGCGCGACCGGGGTGTCGCCGTCGGCGAGGAGCTTGCGCGTGACCGGGATGACGCGGCGGTCGGTGGCGAGCTTGCGGAACGTCTCGAGGTCCATGGCGGCTGACCTTACTGATCCGCGGAGGGCGGGCCGGAATCGGCGTCCTTGAGCAGGACATCGGCGTCGAAGCACGTACGGTCGCCGGTGTGGCAGGCGGCGCCCACCTGGTCGACCTTGACCAGCAGGGTGTCGGCGTCGCAGTCGAGGGCGACGGACTTCACCCACTGGAAGTGCCCGGAGGTGTCGCCCTTGACCCAGTACTCCTGGCGGCTGCGCGACCAGTAGGTGCACCGGCCGGTCGTCAGGGTGCGATGCAGCGCCTCGTCGTCCATCCAGCCGAGCATGAGCACCTCACCGGTGTCGTACTGCTGGGCGATCGCGGGGAGCAGCCCGTCGGCGCTGCGCTTGAGGCGCGCCGCGAGCTCGGGGTCCAGGCCGCTGGGCCTACTGGGCGGAGGCGTGCTGGTCATGCCGACCATTGTGCCGCGCCGCACCGACATTCCCGGCCGCCGTCCAGTGGGCGGACCGTCCCCCCGGTCGTACGCTGACTGCATGTCGACCCATGCGAAGCGTGAACGACTTCTCCTCGCCGACCTGTTGGAGGCCACGGGCCCGGACGCCCCCACGTTGTGCGAGGGCTGGACCACCCGTGACCTGGCCGCGCACGTGGTGGTGCGCGAGCGCCGCCCGGACGCGGCCGGGGGCATCCTCGTCAAGCAGCTCGCGCCACGCCTGGAGCGGGTGATGGCCGAGTTCACCGAGAAGCCGTACGAGGAGCTGATCCAGCTCATCCGTACGGGCCCGCCGCGTTTCTCGCCCTTCCAGCTGAAGCAGATCGACGAGATGTCGAACACCGTCGAGTTCTACGTCCACACCGAGGACGTGCGCCGGGCCCGGCCCGACTGGACGCCGCGCGAGCTGGACCCGGTCTTCCAGGACGCGCTGTGGTCGCGGCTGGAGCGGACGGCCCGGCTGACCGGCCGCAGCGCGCCGACGGGCCTGGTGCTGCGCCGCCCGGACGGGCAGACGGCGGTCGCGCACCGGGGCACGCCGGTCGTGACGGTGACCGGCGAGCCCTCGGAGCTGCTGATGTTCGCGATGGGGCGGCAGCGGGTGGCGGACGTGGAGCTGGAGGGCGACAAGGACGCGGTCGCGAAGATGCAGGACGCGAAGCAGCTGGGGATCTGAGTCCGGCGGCTCACCGAGGGAGTTCGGCGCGGCGCAGGTCGCGGACGCCCAGGGCGACGATGCCGCCGAGGCCGCATACCGCGGCGCTGACGACGAAGACGGGGCCCGTGCCCCAGGCTCCGATCGCGGCGGCGCACAGCGGCATGCCGAGCGGCGCGATGCCGAGGCTGACGATGCCGCCGACCGAGCTGACCCGGCCGAGGTAGGCCGGGTCGGACTGGGTCTGCAGCAGGGCGCCGCACAACGCCCCGCTGAGCCCGGCGAGCAGCCCGACGAGCAGGGCGGTGCCGACGGCGGCGATCAGGGTCGGTACGTAGGCGAGAGCCCCGATCGCGACGGAGCCCGCCAGGATGGAGACGGCTGCCACCCATCCGGCGTGCGGCAGCCGTCCCCGTACGGTCAGTGCCAGCGCGGCCACGCCCGCGCCGGCGCCGAACCCGGCGAGCACCCAGCCCATGCCCGAGGCGCCCCAGCCGCGCTCGTCGGCCAGCAGGGTCAGGCCGATGTTGAGCGGGCCGACGAAGCCGAGGTCGCCGAGGGCGATGGCGAACATCAGCGGGGCGAGGACGCGGTGGCGGCGGACGTGGCGCAGACCGTCGCGGAGGTCTCGCCAGGGCGTTGCCTTCCCGGATACGGTCGTGTCGTCCGGGGGCAGGTCCCGCATGCGGACGAAGACGAGCAGCGGCACGGACACGGCGATCAACAGCCCGGCCAGGCCTTTCGCGTCTGGCGATCTTACGCGGCCCAGTCGCGCAGGAGTCGGGCGATCTCCGAGAGGTCGGCCTCGTCGCTGCGAATGTCGGAGACCAGCTTCGCCCAGTCGCCGGGTCGCGGATCGAGCGGCGTACCCGACGCCTCCATGTAAGCGCGGACACAGCCGATGCCGATCGACGCGTTGTAGTCCGTGAACGGCCTGAGTCTCAGCGCCGTGTGCAGGAACGTCGCCGCGCGCGTCGCGGCCTCCTCGTAGTAGGGCTCGCCCGCGACACGCTCGTACCTGTGCCGCTCGGCCATGCAGTGCAGGGCGCCCCAGTCACGGATGGGGGTGTTGGGCGGCGAGACCTCGACCTGCACGTTGAGGATCCAGCCCGCGTCTACATACATCGTCACCGCAGCCCCACCGGGAACCGCTCCTCGAAGTCCGCCATGATCTCCCGGGCGTACTTCGAGGCACCCTCCACGAACCGCTGCTTCTGCCGCCTCCGCACGACATCCTCAGTCAGTATGTCGTGCGCGAGCCGCTTGATCGAGACGCCCTGCTCCTTGGCCTCCGCGCGCAGCTCGGCCAGCTCTTCCTCGGTGAACTCGATCGTGATTCCAGGCATACGAGCAGCTTAGAGAGACAGCAACCTTGATCACTACCGCGTTCACTACCGCGGGCGGTACCTCGAACTAGCGAACGGGAAGCCCCGCCCCCCGCAGCGTCTCCTTCACCTCGCCGATCCGCAGGTCGCCGAAGTGGAACACGGACGCCGCCAGCACCGCGTCCGCGCCCGCGGCGATGGCCGGCGGGAAGTCGGCCAGCCTGCCCGCGCCGCCCGAGGCGATCACCGGGACCGTCACGTGCTTGCGGACGGCCGCGATCATCTCCAGGTCGTAGCCGTCCTTCGTGCCGTCCGCGTCCATCGAGTTGAGCAGGATCTCGCCCGCGCCCAGCTCGGCGGCCCGGTGCGCCCACTCGACGGCGTCGATGCCGGTGCCGCGACGGCCGCCGTGGGTGGTCACCTCGAACGAACCGGACTCGGTCCGCCGCGCGTCCACCGACAGGACCAGCACCTGGCGGCCGAAGCGCTCCGCGATCTCCCGGATCAGGTCCGGGCGGGCGATCGCGGCCGTGTTGACGCCCACCTTGTCGGCGCCCGCCCGCAGCAACTTGTCCACGTCCTCGGCCGTACGGACGCCACCGCCGACCGTCAGCGGGATGAACACCTGCTCGGCGGTGCGGCGCACCACGTCGTACGTCGTCTCGCGGTTGCCCGAGGACGCGGTGATGTCCAGGAACGTCAGCTCGTCGGCGCCCTCGGCGTCGTACACCTTGGCCATCTCGACGGGGTCACCCGCGTCGCGCAGGTTCTGGAAGTTGACGCCCTTGACGACCCGGCCGTTGTCCACGTCCAGGCAGGGGATGACTCGGACCGCCAGGGTCATGACTTCACGGCTCCTCTGAATGTTCTGCTTCTAGCCTCGGAAGGCTTCCAGTTCCACTTCGACCAGGATGCGCGGGTCGACGAAGCCCTCCACGACCAGCAGGGTCGCCACCGGGCGCACGGAGTCGAAGACCTCCTTGTGGGCCCGGCCCACGGCGTCCACGTCCCGCGCATGGGTCAGGTACATCCGCGTACGGATCACGGACTCGATCCCGAGCCCGAACTCACCGATCGCATCGACGGCGCTGGTGAACGCCACCTTCGCCTGCTCGTACGGGTCGCCCTCCCCGTACAGCACGCTGCCCTTGAAGGCCGACGTACCGGCCACCAGCACACGGTCGCCGGCCGCGACGGCGCGTGCGAAACCGAAAGACTCTTCCCAGGGACTCCCGCTCTGCACGCGCCGCACGGCATCGCTCATGACGACACAGCCTCCAAAGCCTCTTCCAGGGTGAACGCCTTCGCGTACAGCGCCTTCCCGACGATGGCGCCCTCCACACCGAGAGGTACCAGGCCGGCGATGGCACGGAGGTCGTCGAGCGACGACACGCCGCCGGAGGCCACGACCGGACGGTCCGTCGCCGCGCACACGTTCTTCAGCAGCTCCAGGTTCGGGCCCTGGAGGGTGCCGTCCTTCGCGATGTCGGTGACGACGTACCGCGCGCAGCCTTCCTTGTCGAGGCGCTCCAGCGTCTCGTAGAGGTCGCCGCCGTCGCGGGTCCAGCCGCGGCCGCGGAGCGTGGTGCCCCGGACGTCGAGGCCCACCGCGATCTTGTCTCCGTGCTCGGCGATGACCTTGGCGACCCACTCCGGGGTCTCCAGGGCGGCGGTGCCCAGGTTCACGCGCGTGCAGCCGGTGGCCAGGGCGGCGGCCAGGGTGTCGTCGTCCCGGATGCCGCCGGACAGCTCCACCTTGATGTCCATGGCCTTGGTCACCTCGGCGATCAGCGCGCGGTTGTCGCCGGTGCCGAACGCCGCGTCCAGGTCGACCAGGTGCAGCCACTCGGCGCCCGCCCGCTGCCAGGCCAGGGCGGCCTCCAGCGGGGAGCCGTAGGAGGTCTCCGTGCCGGACTCGCCGTGCACGAGGCGGACCGCCTGACCGTCGCGGACGTCGACGGCGGGGAGGAGTTCGAGCTTGGCCATGGTCTACAGGGTTCCGATCCAGTTGGTGAGCAGCTGCGCTCCGGCGTCGCCGGACTTCTCGGGGTGGAACTGCGTGGCCCACAGGGCGCCGTTCTCGACGGCCGCCACGAAGGGCTTGCCGTGCGTCGACCAGGTCACCTTCGGGGCGTGCATCCTTGAGTTGAGCGTCTCCATGGCCCAGTCGTGGACGGCGTAGGAGTGCACGAAGTAGAAGCGCGCGTCCGCGTCCAGACCGGCGAACAGCTCCGAGTCGGCCGGCGCCTCGACGGTATTCCAGCCCATGTGGGGCACGATGTCGGCCTGGAGCGGCTCGACCGAGCCGGGCCACTCGTCGAGGCCCTCGGTCTCCACGCCGTGCTCGATGCCGCGCGCGAACAGGATCTGCATGCCGACGCAGATACCCATCACGGGACGGCCGCCGGCCAGGCGACGCTCGATGATCCAGTCACCGCGCGCTTCCTTCAGGCCGTGCATGCAGGCGGCGAAGGCGCCGACACCCGGCACCAGCAGACCGTCCGCGTTCATGGCCTTGTCGTAGTCGCGGGTGATCTCGACGTCGGCTCCCGTGCGCGCGAGGGCGCGCTCGGCGGAGCGGACGTTGCCGAAGCCGTAGTCGAAGACCACGACCTTCCTGGGACCGCTCAATTCCACACCTCCAACCGGAGGATGCCCGCGACCAGGCACATCGCCGCGCCGATCGAGAGCAGCACGATGAGGCTCCTGGGCATCTGCTGCTTGGCGAAGGAGATGATGCCGCCGACGAGGAAGAGGCCGACGACGATCAGTACGGTGGACAGTCCGTTCATGGCTCTACAGCGCGCCCTTCGTGGAGGGAAGGATGCCGGCCGCGCGCGGGTCGCGCTCGCTCGCGTAGCGCAGTGCCCGCGCCAGCGCCTTGAACTGGCACTCGACGATGTGGTGCGCGTTGCGCCCGTACGGCACGTGCACGTGCAGCGCGATCTGCGCCTGGGCGACGAAGGACTCCAGGATGTGCCGGGTCATCGTGGTGTCGTACTCGCCGATCATCGGCGCCATGTTCTCGGGCTCGGTGTGCACGAGGTACGGGCGGCCCGACAGGTCGACCGTCACCTGGGCGAGCGACTCGTCCAGCGGGACCGTGCAGTTGCCGAAGCGGTAGATGCCCACCTTGTCGCCGAGCGCCTGCTTGAAGGCGGCGCCGAGCGCGAGGGCGGTGTCCTCGATGGTGTGGTGGGAGTCGATGTGGAGATCGCCCTCGGTCTTCACCGTCAGGTCGAACAGACCGTGCCGGCCGAGCTGGTCGAGCATGTGGTCGTAGAAGCCGACGCCCGTCGCGATGTCGGTCCTGCCGGTGCCGTCGAGGTCTATCTCGACGACGACCGACGTCTCCTTGGTGGTGCGCTCCACGCGTCCTACGCGGCTCATGCGCTCTGCTCCTTCGGGGGTGTGGGGGTGTCCCCCACAAAACTCAGTAGTTCACGGACCGCGTCGAGGAACGCGTCGTTCTCCTCCGGGGTTCCGGCGCTGACCCGCAGCCGGCCCGGTACGCCGTTGTCCCGGACCAGGACGCCCCGGTCGAGGATCTTCCGCCAGGCCTCGTGAGCGTCCGGGAAGCGCCCGAACTGCACGAAGTTCGCGTCGGACTCGGTGACCTCGTAGCCGATCGCGCGCAGTTCCGACACCAGCCGGTCCCGCTCCGCCTTGAGCTGCTCGACGTACTTCAGCAGGGTGTCGGTGTGCTCCAGGGCGGCCAGGGCCGTCGCCTGCGTGATCGCCGACAGGTGGTACGGCAGCCGTACGAGCTGGACGGCGTCCACAACCGCCGGGTGCGCGGCGAGATAGCCGAGGCGCAGGCCTGCGGCCCCGAACGCCTTCGACATCGTCCGCGAGACGACGAGATTCGGCCGACCTTCGATGAGCGGCAGCAGCGAGTCGCCGTGGCTGAACTCGATGTACGCCTCGTCCACGACGACCATCGACGGCTTCGCCGCCTGCGCGGCCTCGTACAGGGCGAGGACCGTCTCGGACGGAACCGCGTTGCCGGTGGGGTTGTTGGGAGTGGTGATGAAGACGACGTCGGGTCGGTTCTCGGCGATCGCCTTCTCGGCGGCGGCGAGATCGATGGTGAAATCGTCGTTGCGCGGGCCGGAGATCCAGCCGGTGCCCGTGCCGCGCGAGATGAGCGCGTGCATCGAGTACGACGGCTCGAAGCCGATCGCGGTACGCCCCGGTCCGCCGAAGGTCTGCAGCAGCTGCTGGATGACCTCGTTGGAGCCGTTGGCCGCCCAGACGTTCTCGACGCCGACCTGGTACTTGCCGGTCTTCGTCAGGTACTCGGCGAGCTTGGTGCGCAGTTCCACCGCGTCCCGGTCGGGGTAGCGGTTGAGGTCGCGGGCGGCCTCACGCACCCGCTCGGCGATCCGTTCGACCAGCGGCTCGGGCAGCGGGTACGGGTTCTCGTTGGTGTTCAGCCGTACGGGGACGTCCAGTTGGGGAGCGCCGTAGGGGGTCTTGCCGCGCAGTTCGTCCCGGACGGGGAGATCGTCGATTCCGAAGCTCACTTGCTCTCTGGCACCTTCCAACCGAACCTTGCCTTGATCGCCGCGCCGTGTGCCGGCAGGTCCTCCGCCTCCGCCAGCGTCACCACGTGGTGGGCGACCTCGGCCAGTGCGTCCTTCGTGTAGTCGACGATGTGGATGCCGCGCAGGAAGGACTGGACGGACAGACCCGAGGAGTGGCAGGCGCAGCCCCCGGTCGGCAGTACGTGGTTGGAGCCGGCGGCGTAGTCGCCCAGCGACACCGGCGCCCAGGGGCCGACGAAGATCGCACCGGCGTTGCGTACCCGGTCGGCGACCGCGGCGGCGTCGGCCGTCTGGATCTCCAGGTGCTCCGCGCCGTACGCGTCGACCACCCGGAGGCCCTCGTCGATGCCGTCGACCAGCACGATCGCGGACTGCTTGCCCGCGAGTGCCGGGCGGATCCGGTCCTCGATGTGTTTGGTGGCCCCGACCTGCGGCTCCAGTTCCTTCTCCACCGCGTCCGCGAGCTCGACGGAGTCGGTGACGAGCACGGCGGCCGCCAGCGGGTCGTGCTCGGCCTGGCTGATCAGGTCCGAGGCGACGTGCACCGGGTCGGCGGTCTCGTCCGCGAGGACCGCGATCTCGGTGGGACCGGCCTCGGTGTCGATGCCGATCTTGCCGGTGTAGTAGCGCTTGGCCGCGGCGACCCAGATGTTGCCGGGGCCGGTGACCATATTGGCGGGCGCGCAGGACTCGGTGCCGTGGGCGAACATCGCGACCGCGGTCGCGCCGCCCGCCGCGTACACCTCGTCGACGCCGAGCAGGGCGCAGGCGGCGAGGATCGTCGGGTGCGGCAGTCCCCCGAAGTCGGCCTGGGCCGGGGAGGCGAGGGCGATCGACGCGACGCCGGCCTCCTGCGCGGGCACGACGTTCATGACGACGGACGACGGGTAGACGGACCGTCCGCCCGGGGCATACAGGCCCACGCGCTCGACCGGCACCCACTTCTCGGTGACCGAGCCGCCGGACACGACCTGGGTGGTGTGCGTGGTGCGACGCTGTTCGCGGTGGACGAGGCGGGCGCGGCGGATGGACTCCTCCAGGGCCGCGCGCACGGCGGGGTCGAGCTGCTCCAGCGCGTCGCTGAGCGCCCGGGCGGGGACCCGTACGGATTCCAGCCGCACTCCGTCGAACTTCTCGGCGAAGTCGATCAGCGCCGCGTCGCCCCGATGATGCACGGCTTCGCAGATCGGACGCACCTTCTCGAGGGCGGCCTGAACGTCGAAGTCGGCTCGGGGCAGCAGGTCACGCAGGGCGGGCCCCTCGGGGAGGGCGTCGCCGCGCAGATCGATTCGAGAGATCACGGGGCCAATTCTCTCAGACGGCGATGCCCGGCCGGGCGTCCGTATCAGTGGCTGATACGGAGCGTGGGCGGGCGGACGGTCTCCGTGGCGAGGCGAACCAGTCGGGCGGTGCGCACGGCACCGGGGCAGGGGCGCCGGCCCGAACCGGTCCCGTGGTGCGCACGGCATGGCATCCGCCCGAGCCGCGGCCGGTGGCCCGCGCGGCGGATGGGAGTCGACCCCGGCCGGCCACGCGCGGCACCGGGCCGGACCGCGGGCCCGAACACGTGGGAGCGGCACCCGAGAGCGGACCGGTTCCGCACGGCGGGTAGCGGTCGGCCGGATTCCGCAGGTCCCGGTATGGCCGGATTCCGATAGCCGAAACGGCACCCGGAAGATCACCTTCACCAGTAGCGTTCGACCCGTCACACAGCGGGCATGAACGGTCGTACAAACCCGCGAGTAGTTGGGGGAGGAAGGAAGTGCCGTGACCGAGGGTGCCGGCATCCGCACCGGGGACCTGCCGGACGATCTGACCGCCGCCGAGGCCGGCATGTGGCAGGCCTTCCGCAACGGCAGCGTGTTCGACCTGCGCAGCGGGGACACGACCGTGGACGATCCGCACGGCGGCCACCCCTGGGGCCCCGAGCGCAGCGTGCGCGCGCGGATCGTGGCGTGGCTGCTCCTGGACGGGCCGCCCGCGCTGGCGGGACGGGTGTCCTCGCTGAAGCTGACCGGTGTGCAGATCATGGACACGCTGGATCTCGCGGGCGGCACGATCGTGCCGTACGTGGAGCTGAAGGGCTGCCGGTTCGAGAAGGAGATCCTGCTGCCGGAGGCCCGCTTCACGACCATACGGCTGGTGGACTGCTCGGTGCCTCGCCTGGAGGCCGCGCGGGTGCACACGGAGGGCGATCTGCATCTGCCGCGCTGCCGCTTCCACAACGGCGTACGGCTCACCGACGCGCACATAGGCACGGACCTGCTGCTCAACCAGGCCGTCGTCTACCGGGACCGGCGCGGCTGTTCGATCACCGCGGACGGGATGACGGTCGGACAGGACTTGCAGGCCGAGATGCTGGAGTCGCACGGCGAGCTGAGCCTGCGCGGCGCCAAGGTCGGTGTCTCGCTGAGTCTGCGCGGCGCCCGGCTGACCAACCCCTATACCCGGCTGGCGCTGAACGCCCCTCAGCTGACGGTGGAGCGGACGCTGTATCTGACCCCGGCGGGCGTCGGCAATCCGCTGCTGACCAGCGGCACCACGCCCGCCCGCGGGACGCGGGTGCAGCGGTTCGAGTGCCGGGGCGGAATCCGGCTGGACGACGGACGGTTCGGGGACGCGGTCGACCTGGAGCAGGCCCGGTTCGTCCTCGCCGACGACCAGGAGGTGTCGCTGCGCCGGGTCCAGACGCCCGAGCTGCGCTTCCTGGGCGAGCGGCCCGAACACGGCAGGGTGATCCTGTCGGGCGCGCGGACCGTGAACCTGGTCGACCGCTGGACGAGCTGGCCCGGCCTCGGCAACCTGCACATGGGCGGCTTCACCTACGAGAACCTCGTGCCGCAGGACGCCTTCCCGCTCGCCCGGCGCCTGGAGTGGGTGGCCGCGGCGACCGCCGAGTACAACCCGGAGCCGTACGAGCGGCTGGCGACCGTGCTGCGCAGTTCCGGGGAGGACGAGGACGCGCGCGAGGTGCTGCTCGCCAA
The Streptomyces sp. CGMCC 4.7035 DNA segment above includes these coding regions:
- a CDS encoding TIGR02234 family membrane protein; amino-acid sequence: MEYVTAVPHPRSEAAAPARSARRSLAVALLSGALGAAVALLASRQGWSAGTVAVAGGDYRLAAKGSEVTGVPAALAIVGLAALVAVFAVRRAGRLFVAGLLALSGAGTVAAALLGATDSSALDDKAAQAAGDTSATASALTHTAWPYVAALGGALILLAGLLALRYGRLWPAMSGRYERDGTPRPRKAKPVDPDRPEDIWKALDRGEDPTGA
- a CDS encoding anthranilate synthase component I translates to MDLETFRKLATDRRVIPVTRKLLADGDTPVALYRKLAAERPGTFLLESAENGRTAYQWSRYSFVGVRSAATLTEKDGRTHWLGVPPVGVPVDGDPLAALRATIEALHTPHQDGLPPFTGGMVGYLGYDIVRRLEKIGPGERDDLRLPELTMLLTSDLAVMDHWEGSVLLIANAINHNDLDTGVDEAYADAVARLDAMEADLSRPVAQPPAHLPPSELPEYTALWGGPDFQEAVEDIKERIRAGEAFQVVPSQRFETPCTASALDVYRVLRATNPSPYMYLFRFDGFDVVGSSPEALVKVEDGRAMVHPIAGTRPRGATPQEDQALADELLADPKERAEHLMLVDLGRNDLGRVCEPGSVEVVDFMSIERYSHVMHIVSTVTGRVAAGRTAFDVLTACFPAGTLSGAPKPRAMQIIDELEPSRRGLYGGCVGYLDFAGDSDTAIAIRTALLRDGTAYVQAGAGIVADSDPVAEDNECRNKAAAVLRAVHTANRLSR
- the hisI gene encoding phosphoribosyl-AMP cyclohydrolase, whose protein sequence is MTSTPPPSRPSGLDPELAARLKRSADGLLPAIAQQYDTGEVLMLGWMDDEALHRTLTTGRCTYWSRSRQEYWVKGDTSGHFQWVKSVALDCDADTLLVKVDQVGAACHTGDRTCFDADVLLKDADSGPPSADQ
- a CDS encoding TIGR03085 family metal-binding protein, giving the protein MSTHAKRERLLLADLLEATGPDAPTLCEGWTTRDLAAHVVVRERRPDAAGGILVKQLAPRLERVMAEFTEKPYEELIQLIRTGPPRFSPFQLKQIDEMSNTVEFYVHTEDVRRARPDWTPRELDPVFQDALWSRLERTARLTGRSAPTGLVLRRPDGQTAVAHRGTPVVTVTGEPSELLMFAMGRQRVADVELEGDKDAVAKMQDAKQLGI
- the hisF gene encoding imidazole glycerol phosphate synthase subunit HisF yields the protein MTLAVRVIPCLDVDNGRVVKGVNFQNLRDAGDPVEMAKVYDAEGADELTFLDITASSGNRETTYDVVRRTAEQVFIPLTVGGGVRTAEDVDKLLRAGADKVGVNTAAIARPDLIREIAERFGRQVLVLSVDARRTESGSFEVTTHGGRRGTGIDAVEWAHRAAELGAGEILLNSMDADGTKDGYDLEMIAAVRKHVTVPVIASGGAGRLADFPPAIAAGADAVLAASVFHFGDLRIGEVKETLRGAGLPVR
- a CDS encoding RidA family protein, translating into MSDAVRRVQSGSPWEESFGFARAVAAGDRVLVAGTSAFKGSVLYGEGDPYEQAKVAFTSAVDAIGEFGLGIESVIRTRMYLTHARDVDAVGRAHKEVFDSVRPVATLLVVEGFVDPRILVEVELEAFRG
- the priA gene encoding bifunctional 1-(5-phosphoribosyl)-5-((5-phosphoribosylamino)methylideneamino)imidazole-4-carboxamide isomerase/phosphoribosylanthranilate isomerase PriA, whose protein sequence is MAKLELLPAVDVRDGQAVRLVHGESGTETSYGSPLEAALAWQRAGAEWLHLVDLDAAFGTGDNRALIAEVTKAMDIKVELSGGIRDDDTLAAALATGCTRVNLGTAALETPEWVAKVIAEHGDKIAVGLDVRGTTLRGRGWTRDGGDLYETLERLDKEGCARYVVTDIAKDGTLQGPNLELLKNVCAATDRPVVASGGVSSLDDLRAIAGLVPLGVEGAIVGKALYAKAFTLEEALEAVSS
- the hisH gene encoding imidazole glycerol phosphate synthase subunit HisH produces the protein MSGPRKVVVFDYGFGNVRSAERALARTGADVEITRDYDKAMNADGLLVPGVGAFAACMHGLKEARGDWIIERRLAGGRPVMGICVGMQILFARGIEHGVETEGLDEWPGSVEPLQADIVPHMGWNTVEAPADSELFAGLDADARFYFVHSYAVHDWAMETLNSRMHAPKVTWSTHGKPFVAAVENGALWATQFHPEKSGDAGAQLLTNWIGTL
- the hisB gene encoding imidazoleglycerol-phosphate dehydratase HisB — protein: MSRVGRVERTTKETSVVVEIDLDGTGRTDIATGVGFYDHMLDQLGRHGLFDLTVKTEGDLHIDSHHTIEDTALALGAAFKQALGDKVGIYRFGNCTVPLDESLAQVTVDLSGRPYLVHTEPENMAPMIGEYDTTMTRHILESFVAQAQIALHVHVPYGRNAHHIVECQFKALARALRYASERDPRAAGILPSTKGAL
- a CDS encoding histidinol-phosphate transaminase; the protein is MSFGIDDLPVRDELRGKTPYGAPQLDVPVRLNTNENPYPLPEPLVERIAERVREAARDLNRYPDRDAVELRTKLAEYLTKTGKYQVGVENVWAANGSNEVIQQLLQTFGGPGRTAIGFEPSYSMHALISRGTGTGWISGPRNDDFTIDLAAAEKAIAENRPDVVFITTPNNPTGNAVPSETVLALYEAAQAAKPSMVVVDEAYIEFSHGDSLLPLIEGRPNLVVSRTMSKAFGAAGLRLGYLAAHPAVVDAVQLVRLPYHLSAITQATALAALEHTDTLLKYVEQLKAERDRLVSELRAIGYEVTESDANFVQFGRFPDAHEAWRKILDRGVLVRDNGVPGRLRVSAGTPEENDAFLDAVRELLSFVGDTPTPPKEQSA